A portion of the Suricata suricatta isolate VVHF042 chromosome 11, meerkat_22Aug2017_6uvM2_HiC, whole genome shotgun sequence genome contains these proteins:
- the LOC115272416 gene encoding olfactory receptor 1044-like — protein sequence MAQINCTQVKEFILMGLTDRKELKMPFFVVFLSIYLFTVIGNLGLILVIRTDSRLNTPMYFFLSNLALVDFCYASVITPKMLGNFLYKQNVISFNACAAQLGCFLSFMVSECLLLASMAYDRYVAICNPLLYMVVMSPGICIQLVVVPYSYSFLMALFHTILTFRLSYCHSNIINHFYCDDMPLLRLTGSDTHSKQLWIFACAGITFISSVLIVFVSYMYIISAILRMRSTEGRRKAFSTCSSHMLAVTIFYGTLIFMYLQPSSNHSLDTDKMASVFYTVIIPMLNPLIYSLRNKDVKDALKKVIVSRK from the coding sequence ATGGCTCAGATAAACTGCACCCAAGTAAAGGAGTTTATTCTCATGGGCCTCACAGATCgaaaggaattaaaaatgccCTTCTTTGTGGTATTCTTATCTATCTACCTCTTTACAGTAATTGGTAACCTCGGCTTGATCCTAGTCATTAGAACAGACTCAAGACTCAACACACCGATGTACTTCTTTCTTAGCAACCTGGCTCTGGTCGATTTCTGTTATGCTTCTGTCATTACCCCCAAAATGCTTGGGAATTTCTTGTACAAACAAAATGTTATCTCTTTCAATGCTTGTGCTGCTCAATTAGGCTGTTTCCTCAGTTTTATGGTGTCTGAGTGCTTGTTACTTGCTTCCATGGCCTATGATCGATATGTGGCCATTTGTAACCCTCTCCTCTACATGGTCGTAATGTccccaggaatctgcattcaGCTCGTGGTGGTCCCCTACAGCTATAGCTTCCTCATGGCCCTGTTTCATACCATCCTCACCTTTCGCCTCTCCTATTGCCACTCCAATATCATCAATCACTTCTATTGTGATGACATGCCTCTCCTCAGGCTAACCGGCTCAGACACTCACTCCAAACAGCTATGGATCTTTGCCTGCGCTGGGATCACATTCATTTCCTCTGTTTTGATTGTCTTTGTCTCCTACATGTACATTATTTCTGCCATCCTGAGGATGCGCTCAACTGAGGGAAGACGCAAAGCCTTCTCCACATGTAGCTCTCACATGCTGGCGGTCACCATATTCTATGGGACCCTTATCTTTATGTACTTACAGCCAAGCTCAAACCATTCCCTGGACACAGATAAGATGGCCTCCGTCTTCTACACAGTGATCAttcccatgctgaaccccttgaTCTACAGTCTCAGGAATAAAGATGTGAAAGATGCCTTGAAAAAGGTTATTGTCAGTAGAAAGTAG
- the LOC115271747 gene encoding olfactory receptor 8J3, whose protein sequence is MAPGNITQVTEFILTGVSDRQELQIPLFFVFLLIYGLTVAGNLGIITLTSVDSQLQTPMYFFLRHLAIINLGDSTVIAPKMLINFLVKKKTTSYYECATQLGGFLFFIVAEVLTLAVMAYDRYVAICNPLLYMVVVSPQICLLLVSLTYLYGFSTGIVVSYCIFSLSYCSSNVINHFFCDIVPLLTLSCSDTYLPETIVFISAATNLVLSLIIVVVSYFNIVLSILRMRSSEGRKKAFSTCASHMMAVTVFYGTLLFMYLQPQTNYSLDTDKIASVFYTLVIPMLNPMIYSLRNKDVKAALQRFLTNSCYSFK, encoded by the coding sequence ATGGCTCCCGGAAATATCACCCAGGTCACTGAGTTCATTCTCACAGGAGTCTCAGACCGCCAAGAGCTCCAGATTCCACTCTTCTTCGTTTTCCTGCTGATCTATGGGCTGACTGTCGCTGGGAACCTCGGTATCATCACCCTCACCAGTGTTGACTCTCAGCTTCaaacacccatgtacttcttcctgcgCCATTTGGCTATCATCAATCTTGGCGATTCTACTGTCATTGCCCCTAAAATGCTGATCAATTTTttagtaaagaagaaaaccaccTCTTACTATGAATGTGCCACCCAGCTAGGaggtttcttgtttttcattgtaGCTGAGGTGCTCACGTTAGCTGTGATGGCCTACGACCGCTACGTGGCCATTTGTAACCCCCTGCTCTACATGGTGGTGGTGTCTCCACAGATCTGCCTTCTGCTAGTATCCCTCACATACCTCTATGGCTTCTCCACAGGGATTGTGGTTTCATATTGTatcttttctctgtcttattgCTCTTCCAATGTAATCAATCATTTCTTCTGTGATATTGTCCCTCTGTTGACATTGTCCTGCTCTGATACTTACCTTCCAGAGACAATAGTATTCATATCTGCAGCTACAAATTTGGTCTTATCCTTGATTATAGTTGTAGTATCTTATTTCAACATTGTTTTGTCCATTCTAAGGATGCGTtcttcagaaggaaggaaaaaagcctTTTCCACATGTGCTTCACATATGATGGCTGTCACGGTGTTCTACGGGACCCTTCTCTTCATGTATTTGCAGCCTCAAACTAACTACTCATTGGATACCGACAAAATTGCTTCCGTGTTTTATACACTGGTGATCCCCATGCTAAATCCCATGATCTACAGCCTGCGGAATAAGGACGTGAAGGCTGCCTTACAGAGATTTCTAACAAATTCATGCTATTCATTTAAATAA